The following proteins are co-located in the Accipiter gentilis chromosome 27, bAccGen1.1, whole genome shotgun sequence genome:
- the TWSG1 gene encoding twisted gastrulation protein homolog 1 — MRQYITAPTVTVLLFLLWIQSSTGCNKALCASDVSKCLIQELCQCRPGEGNCSCCKECMLCLGTLWDECCDCVGMCNPRNYSDTPPTSKSTVEELHEPIPSLFRALTEGDTQLNWNIVSFPVAEELSHHENLVSFLETVNQPQHQNVSVPSNNVHAPYSSDKEHMCTVVYFDDCMSIHQCKISCESMGASKYRWFHNACCECIGPECIDYGSKTVKCMNCMF; from the exons ATGAGGCAGTACATCACAGCGCCCACAGTCACTGTCCTTCTGTTCCTGCTGTGGATCCAGTCGTCAACAGGCTGCAATAAGGCTCTCTGTGCTAGTGATGTCAGTAAATGCCTGATACAG GAGCTGTGTCAGTGCCGCCCTGGGGAAGGGAACTGTTCCTGCTGTAAGGAGTGCATGCTCTGCCTGGGCACACTTTGGGATGAGTGCTGTGACTGTGTTg GTATGTGCAATCCTCGCAATTACAGTGACACACCTCCAACATCCAAGAGTACTGTCGAGGAGTTGCATGAACCAATTCCTTCCCTTTTCCGGGCACTGACAGAAGGGGATACTCAGCTGAACTGGAATATCGTTTCTTTCCCTGTGGCAGAAGAACTGTCGCACCATGAGAACCTTGTTTCCTTTTTAGAAACCGTGAACCAGCCACAGCATCAGAACGTCTCTGTTCCAAGCAACAATGTCCACGCACCTTACTCTAGTGACAAAG AACACATGTGTACTGTGGTGTATTTTGATGACTGCATGTCAATACATCAGTGCAAGATCTCTTGCGAGTCCATGGGAGCTTCCAAATACCGATGGTTTCACAACGCCTGCTGTGAGTGTATTGGGCCAGAATGCATCGACTATGGCAGTAAAACTGTAAAATGTATGAACTGCATGTTTTGA